From Lagopus muta isolate bLagMut1 chromosome 15, bLagMut1 primary, whole genome shotgun sequence, the proteins below share one genomic window:
- the ATPAF2 gene encoding ATP synthase mitochondrial F1 complex assembly factor 2, with protein sequence MWRRRRLLQALGRLPALAARGRPLGPGGGRAYAPPAERKRFYQNVSISQGEGGFEINLDHRKLKTPQAKLFTVPSEALAIAVATEWDSQKDTIKFYTMHLTTLCNTALDNPTQRNKVQLIRAAVKFLETDTLCYRVEEPAALAELQKKEWDPIVAWAEKRYNVAIGSSTSIMGPNIPASTRDTFISHLASYNMWALQGIEYVITQLKSLILSMGLIDRHITVEKAVLLSRLEEEYQIQRWGNVEWAHDYDLCELRARAAAGTLFVHLCSESSTVKHKLLRD encoded by the exons ATGtggcgccgccgccgcctcctgcAGGCCCTGGGTCGCCTCCCGGCTCTTGCAGCCCGGGGCCGCCCGCTGGGGCCGGGCGGGGGTCGAGCTTACGCCCCTCCAGCAG AGAGGAAGCGGTTTTACCAGAATGTGAGCATCTCACAAGGAGAAG gaggctttgaaATCAACCTGGACCACCGGAAGCTGAAAACACCCCAGGCCAAACTCTTCACTGTCCCCAGTGAGGCCTTGGCCATTGCAGTGGCAACAGAATGGGACTCTCAGAAAGACACCATCAAGTTCTACACTATGCACCTG ACCACACTGTGCAACACAGCTCTGGACAATCCCACTCAGCGAAACAAAGTGCAGCTGATCCGTGCAGCTGTGAAGTTCCTGGAGACTGACACTCTCTG CTATCGTGTGGAGGAGCCAGCTGccttggcagagctgcagaagaaagaatggGATCCTATTGTTGCCTGGGCTGAGAAAAG GTACAACGTGGCAATCGGATCCTCTACCAGCATCATGGGACCAAACATCCCAGCCAGCACCAGGGACACCTTCATCAGCCACCTGGCCTCCTACAACATGTGGGCTCTGCAAG GTATAGAATATGTAATCACCCAGCTGAAATCTCTGATTCTGTCCATGGGCCTGATTGACAGGCACATTACAGTAGAGAAAGCCGTGCTGCTGTCTCGGCTGGAGGAAGAATACCAG ATTCAGCGGTGGGGCAATGTGGAGTGGGCCCATGACTATGATCTGTGTGAGCTGCGTGCTCGTGCAGCAGCTGGGACTCTCTTTGTTCATCTCTGTTCAGAGAGCTCGACTGTAAAACACAAGCTGTTGCGGGACTAA
- the DRC3 gene encoding dynein regulatory complex subunit 3 encodes MSQSDNSFEPNVIDDEMLQKAVEEQWPEDIRKLAKAEGIDFKEVMELQLSFRNILQIDNLWQFENLTKLQLDNNIIEKIEGLESLVHLVWLDLSFNNIEVIEGLDTLVKLQDLSLYNNRISKIEHMDTLQKLQIFSIGKNNLTSLENVVYLRRFKNLNTLNLTGNPFCDEEQYMLFVVAHLPGLVYLDFKLVSDTTREVAISNYHYLTDLLEHEEAQALAQLEEKQAQQKELEYHKTAFVEYLNGSFLFDSLYAEDTEAAKLAYLPGVDDLLQAYRKDFVSVCENLFNYCLKEHEKREAEVSDFYEGLREALTANQEEGRRIILDFENQNKTRLDEIHHASSHDTAESMRAEYNEDILQLSETLMTLEMQMVDQLEELIKEFEGNIAVIASTFTENVKGMMTQCRDLENRHHEKLLEISISALEKSLNNELDEELPDDVREFLVDKNTIVNMVDKSHNIHLLKISMRECDILLNMYRWEASVKEKALQDEIDRNRNRIKEIFQYIDDLQEQLDNTQIPELTE; translated from the exons ATGAGTCAGTCAGACAACAGCTTTGAGCCAAATGTTATTGACgatgaaatgcttcagaaagcagTTGAAGAGCAATGGCCGGAAGACATAAGGAAGCTTGCCAAAGCAGAAGGTATTGACTTTAAAGAGGTGATGGAGCTACAGCTTAGTTTTAGAA ATATCCTGCAGATTGATAATCTGTGGCAATTTGAGAATCTTACTAAGCTGCAGCTGGACAACAACATCATTGAGAAGATAGAAGGTCTGGAGAGTCTGGTTCACCTTGTGTGGCTTG ACCTGTCCTTCAACAACATTGAAGTAATTGAGGGCCTGGATACCCTTGTCAAACTGCAGGACCTAAGCCTCTACAACAACAGGATATCTAAAATTGAGCACATGGACACATTGCAAAAGCTACAGATTTTCTCCATTGGAAAGAATAACCTGACCAGTCTGGAAAAT GTGGTCTATCTTAGGAGGTTTAAGAACTTAAACACACTGAATCTCACTGGGAATCCTTTCTGTGATGAAGAGCAGTATATGCTGTTTGTTGTTGCTCACCTTCCAGGCTTGGTATACTTGGACTTCAAACTCGTGAGTGACACCACA cGAGAAGTTGCCATTTCAAATTACCACTACCTCACTGACCTGCTGGAACACGAGGAAGCCCAGGCCCTCGCTcagctggaggaaaagcaggcacagcagaaggagctggagTACCACAAG ACAGCCTTTGTTGAGTACCTGAATGGATCATTCCTGTTTGACAGCTTGTATGCAGAGGATACAGAAGCTGCCAAACTGGCTTACCTCCCCGGAGTGGATGACCTGCTGCAGGC ATACAGGAAAGATTTTGTCTCCGTTTGTGAGAACCTGTTTAACTACTGTCTGAAAGAGCATGAAAAACGAGAAGCTGAAGTCTCTGATTTCTATGAAGGCCTCCGCGAAGCGTTGACAGCCAACCAAGAAGAAGGCAGGAGAATAATCCTAGACtttgaaaatcagaacaaaacG AGGCTGGATGAGATCCATCATGCCAGCAGTCACGACACTGCTGAGTCTATGCGAGCTGAGTACAACGAGGACATCCTTCAGCTGTCAGAAACACTCATGACCTTGGAAATGCAGATGGTGGACCAGCTGGAG gaactgataaaggaatttgaagGAAACATTGCTGTCATTGCATCAACATTCACTGAAAATGTTAAAGGCAT GATGACACAGTGCCGGGACCTCGAAAACCGTCACCATGAGAAGCTGCTAGAGATCTCCATCAGTGCTCTGGAGAAATCACTTAACAATGAGCTCGATGAGGAATTGCCAGATGATGTTCGTGAG TTTCTTGTGGACAAAAACACCATTGTCAACATGGTCGACAAATCCCATAATATCCACCTGCTGAAGATCAGCATGCGAGAGTGTGACATCCTCCTCAACATGTATCGCTGGGAGGCCTCTGTGAAAGAGAAG GCTCTTCAAGATGAGATTGACAGAAACCGCAACCGTATCAAAGAGATTTTTCAGTACATCGATGATCTCCAGGAGCAGCTGGATAACACACAGATTCCAGAGCTCACGGAGTAG